One genomic region from Leptospira tipperaryensis encodes:
- a CDS encoding UDP-glucose dehydrogenase family protein, translating into MKVCVIGSGYVGLVAGACFAEYGNQVICVDKDETKISNLKKGIIPIYEPGLSELVLNNAKEKRLEFTTSLKEGVEKTDLIFIAVGTPTLPDGSSDLSAVFAVAREIGKSINGYKVIVDKSTVPVGTAAQVKAIIANETKEEFDVVSNPEFLKEGAAIDDFMRPERVVIGSDTQRAGDLVAQLYAPFVLNGNPILRMGVVSAELTKYACNAFLATKISFSNEIANLCEVVGANYEDVRKGMGTDSRIGRQFLYAGIGYGGSCFPKDVRALIKTSEDEGAPLQIIRKVEEVNEAQKLRLYEKIVKFYGESNLSGKTLAVWGLSFKPGTDDMREAPSIPLLLQLHDKNVKLQVYDPVSKETSAVYFQGKVEYSSDAYSALKEADALLLLTEWREFREPDFGKIKTLLKSNVIFDGRNQYSPELMKKEGFQYFSIGKPNV; encoded by the coding sequence ATGAAAGTTTGTGTGATTGGAAGCGGTTATGTCGGCCTCGTTGCGGGCGCTTGTTTTGCGGAATACGGAAATCAAGTGATTTGCGTCGATAAAGACGAAACGAAGATCTCAAATCTCAAAAAAGGAATCATTCCTATTTATGAACCCGGTCTTTCCGAGTTGGTATTAAACAACGCTAAGGAAAAAAGACTCGAGTTTACCACTTCTCTCAAAGAGGGCGTGGAAAAAACCGACCTCATATTTATCGCCGTGGGAACTCCCACTCTTCCGGACGGTTCTTCCGATCTTTCCGCGGTCTTTGCGGTCGCGAGGGAAATCGGGAAATCGATCAACGGTTACAAGGTCATCGTGGACAAATCCACGGTTCCGGTTGGAACTGCGGCTCAGGTCAAAGCAATCATAGCGAACGAAACGAAAGAAGAATTCGACGTCGTTTCCAATCCCGAATTCTTAAAAGAAGGAGCTGCGATCGACGACTTTATGCGCCCGGAAAGAGTCGTGATCGGTTCCGACACGCAGAGAGCGGGGGACTTGGTCGCACAACTCTACGCTCCTTTCGTATTAAACGGAAATCCGATTTTAAGAATGGGCGTCGTCTCAGCGGAACTTACAAAATACGCGTGTAACGCATTTCTCGCGACAAAGATCTCTTTTTCGAACGAGATCGCCAATCTCTGCGAAGTCGTAGGAGCAAACTACGAAGACGTTCGCAAAGGAATGGGAACCGACTCTAGAATCGGAAGACAATTTCTTTATGCGGGAATCGGTTACGGAGGTTCTTGTTTTCCAAAGGACGTTCGAGCTCTGATCAAAACTTCCGAAGACGAAGGCGCTCCTCTGCAAATCATTCGTAAAGTGGAAGAAGTCAACGAAGCCCAAAAACTCAGACTCTATGAGAAAATCGTAAAGTTCTATGGAGAATCGAATCTTTCCGGCAAAACCTTGGCGGTCTGGGGTCTTTCCTTCAAACCCGGAACCGACGACATGAGAGAGGCCCCCTCCATTCCCCTTCTTTTACAACTCCATGATAAAAACGTTAAGTTACAAGTCTACGATCCCGTTTCCAAGGAAACCTCGGCCGTCTACTTTCAAGGAAAAGTGGAATATTCCTCGGACGCGTATTCGGCTCTCAAGGAAGCGGACGCGCTTCTTCTTCTCACAGAATGGAGAGAATTTAGGGAACCGGATTTCGGTAAGATCAAAACATTATTAAAATCGAATGTGATCTTCGACGGTAGAAATCAATATTCTCCCGAGCTGATGAAAAAAGAGGGTTTTCAATATTTTTCGATCGGTAAGCCGAACGTTTGA
- a CDS encoding JAB domain-containing protein codes for MKSGGKLSERLSPFPDPRARIAYEAESLQDWELLAVLLGRGNRAQPIEELSRNILHHSRGLGGLLQKKVSDLIQIPGIGHAKATTLLAAIEFARRLKWEALKGKRYSSEQLINFLSTSLIPKNRECFVLITLSPEGAVLRAEIVAVGSLEEVGVQSRDLLKIILNDAASSVIIAHNHPESSSKPSKDDLWIYKNFKKLLEALGLELIDQWIFGIDGIYSCKEGKVLQAQTKC; via the coding sequence TTGAAGTCTGGCGGAAAACTCTCGGAAAGGTTGAGCCCTTTCCCGGATCCCAGAGCGCGCATAGCGTATGAAGCCGAGTCCCTACAAGATTGGGAACTTTTGGCGGTACTTCTGGGAAGGGGAAATCGGGCTCAACCGATCGAGGAACTGAGTCGGAACATTCTGCATCACAGCAGAGGTTTGGGCGGGCTCCTCCAAAAGAAAGTTTCGGACCTGATTCAAATACCGGGTATTGGTCACGCGAAGGCTACGACTCTGCTCGCGGCCATTGAATTCGCAAGACGTCTCAAATGGGAAGCTCTCAAGGGGAAACGTTATTCTTCCGAGCAACTCATCAATTTTCTTTCAACCAGTTTGATTCCTAAAAATAGGGAATGTTTTGTTCTCATCACCTTATCTCCGGAAGGTGCGGTTTTACGAGCCGAGATCGTGGCGGTTGGAAGTTTAGAAGAAGTGGGAGTGCAGAGCCGGGATCTTCTGAAGATCATCTTAAACGACGCGGCTTCTTCCGTGATCATCGCGCACAATCATCCGGAATCGAGTTCGAAACCAAGTAAGGACGATCTCTGGATCTATAAAAATTTCAAAAAACTCTTAGAAGCACTCGGATTGGAACTGATAGACCAGTGGATTTTTGGAATTGACGGGATCTATTCCTGTAAGGAAGGTAAGGTTCTTCAGGCTCAAACGAAGTGTTGA
- the pssA gene encoding CDP-diacylglycerol--serine O-phosphatidyltransferase has product MKLKLSWVPNTITLGNLTMGFSAMLIASEAGSRGGSELQAYTLAGFFILLAALFDGLDGMVARALNATSELGADLDSLADLTAFGIAPGYLMYQMVLSEYKIDVFGKEDLFPIGMLIAAIFPICAAYRLARFNVAHDPKSFTGLPSPVAGVTVGFFPIFLNANSAPHWLTIIGFVLIAILMVSNIRYSKPQAAIRSKLNPTRVFLLIGGVTLLLVSIGLNRWPWLIYGLIFFYIFSGIMTFLIHLIQEFRVKLD; this is encoded by the coding sequence ATGAAACTCAAACTCAGCTGGGTACCCAATACAATCACTCTTGGAAATCTCACGATGGGATTCAGCGCGATGCTTATAGCGTCGGAAGCGGGATCCAGAGGTGGAAGCGAGTTACAGGCTTATACACTTGCAGGATTCTTTATATTGCTCGCCGCGCTTTTTGACGGATTGGACGGAATGGTTGCACGCGCATTGAACGCCACCTCGGAATTGGGAGCGGATTTGGACAGCCTCGCCGATCTCACAGCTTTCGGAATCGCTCCGGGATACTTGATGTATCAGATGGTTCTTTCCGAATACAAAATCGACGTCTTCGGAAAAGAGGATCTTTTTCCGATCGGAATGCTCATCGCTGCGATCTTCCCGATCTGCGCCGCTTATCGACTCGCGAGATTCAACGTGGCTCACGATCCCAAATCCTTTACGGGACTTCCTTCTCCCGTCGCCGGAGTTACGGTCGGATTTTTTCCGATTTTTTTAAACGCAAACTCCGCACCTCATTGGCTGACTATCATCGGTTTTGTTTTGATCGCGATCCTCATGGTATCCAATATACGTTATTCGAAACCGCAAGCCGCGATTCGTTCCAAACTCAATCCTACGAGAGTATTTTTGCTCATCGGTGGGGTTACGCTTCTACTTGTTTCGATCGGACTCAACCGTTGGCCTTGGCTCATTTACGGATTGATATTCTTTTATATTTTTTCCGGGATCATGACTTTCCTCATCCACTTGATTCAAGAATTCAGAGTAAAACTCGACTGA
- a CDS encoding ABC transporter permease produces the protein MLKNLPILWILVRRDYALQFAGSALGISWMLVQNLSIILIYTIVFLFLHLKGNPESAVDFIGYAFSGLLFWVPLQEYMIRGTSILTENRQLIKRSPLGPEIFLWIPFVQMLIHFLVTAVPVLIVLIVFNKLNVVLFPLAILVMFAVGGLLSFIQGYLARANVILRDITPLIRLISQFFFWSLPILYLSSGFLHSINVWNPLNFPLEIFRFVLLNDFVPVFHWKEFLPYLILIPSIGILCRSKFHSVILDHL, from the coding sequence GTGTTGAAAAATTTACCGATTCTTTGGATTTTAGTGAGGCGAGATTATGCCTTACAATTTGCCGGAAGCGCTCTCGGAATTTCCTGGATGCTCGTCCAAAATCTTAGCATCATCCTCATCTACACAATCGTATTCTTATTTTTACATCTCAAAGGAAACCCGGAATCGGCGGTCGATTTTATAGGCTACGCGTTTAGCGGTCTTCTTTTTTGGGTTCCTCTTCAGGAATATATGATCCGAGGAACCTCCATTCTTACGGAAAATCGTCAGCTGATCAAAAGATCCCCCTTAGGACCCGAAATTTTTCTCTGGATTCCCTTTGTTCAGATGCTCATTCATTTTTTGGTGACAGCGGTTCCGGTTTTGATCGTTCTCATTGTATTCAATAAACTGAATGTAGTTCTGTTTCCGCTCGCGATTTTGGTGATGTTTGCAGTCGGTGGGCTTTTGTCCTTTATTCAGGGATATTTGGCGAGGGCCAACGTGATTCTTAGGGATATCACCCCTCTGATCCGACTGATCTCCCAATTCTTCTTTTGGTCTTTGCCGATTCTCTATCTTTCCTCCGGTTTTTTACATTCGATCAACGTCTGGAATCCTCTCAACTTCCCTCTGGAAATCTTTCGTTTTGTTTTGTTAAACGACTTCGTTCCGGTTTTTCATTGGAAAGAATTTCTTCCGTATTTGATTCTAATCCCTTCGATCGGAATTCTCTGCCGTTCTAAATTTCATTCCGTGATCCTGGACCATCTTTGA
- a CDS encoding ABC transporter ATP-binding protein, translating to MSLKVESLHKVYNGFSGPSKRILNVLTLGFFGNDVRYSALKDISFQVEPGEIVGLIGRNGAGKSTLLKVLTGVSSYASGRITKSGSLRSILELGVGFNPELSGEENLYYNGLVWGLSPKEITSSMDEIFEFSGLKEFKNIPIKQYSSGMVMRLGFALATFSRPDILIVDEALAVGDASFQQKCLHRFRSFQEQGTMTLIVSHDLELLKSVCSRVLILEKGKLVFDGDPVEGFREYMQIIAESGSGEESILPLQKDSPLESLSLSLKYKGQINPKILPVGAEIEIEVGARFQKDIPDLTVGFHIDDARGIRAFGTNTFHLGNSLKNILAGESVTAKFQLPLNFSAGKYSLGLALHEGDNHVGNSYLWKDGILSFELERLDLPKFEGAAWLPVKSSLKKDV from the coding sequence TTGAGCCTAAAAGTAGAAAGTCTCCACAAGGTTTATAACGGTTTTAGCGGACCTTCCAAAAGAATTCTCAACGTTCTCACGCTCGGTTTTTTTGGAAACGACGTGCGTTATAGCGCTCTCAAGGACATCAGCTTTCAAGTCGAACCCGGAGAAATCGTGGGTTTGATCGGAAGAAACGGAGCCGGAAAATCCACGCTCCTAAAAGTTCTCACGGGAGTTTCTTCCTATGCTTCCGGAAGAATCACAAAATCGGGTTCTCTCAGATCCATTTTAGAATTGGGAGTGGGATTCAATCCCGAACTTTCCGGGGAAGAAAACCTCTATTACAACGGTCTTGTCTGGGGACTCAGTCCGAAAGAGATTACTTCTTCAATGGACGAAATTTTTGAATTCTCAGGTTTAAAAGAATTTAAGAATATTCCAATTAAGCAATATTCTTCCGGAATGGTGATGCGTCTCGGTTTTGCATTGGCTACTTTTTCGAGACCGGATATCCTCATCGTAGACGAGGCCCTTGCCGTCGGAGACGCGAGCTTTCAGCAAAAATGTCTTCATCGTTTTCGTTCGTTTCAAGAACAGGGAACGATGACCTTGATCGTAAGTCACGACCTGGAACTTCTCAAATCCGTTTGTTCGAGAGTTTTGATTTTAGAAAAAGGCAAACTTGTGTTCGACGGAGATCCGGTGGAAGGTTTTCGGGAATATATGCAGATCATCGCGGAATCCGGCTCGGGAGAAGAATCGATTCTTCCCTTGCAAAAAGATTCTCCCTTGGAAAGCCTTTCTCTGAGTTTGAAGTATAAGGGTCAGATCAATCCGAAAATTCTTCCCGTAGGCGCGGAGATCGAGATCGAGGTCGGAGCGAGGTTTCAAAAAGATATTCCGGATTTGACCGTGGGTTTTCATATCGACGACGCGAGAGGAATCCGTGCGTTCGGAACAAATACGTTTCACCTCGGCAATTCTTTGAAAAACATTCTCGCTGGAGAATCCGTTACGGCGAAGTTTCAACTTCCTCTCAACTTTTCGGCCGGGAAATATTCCCTCGGTCTCGCTTTACACGAAGGCGACAATCACGTAGGAAACAGTTATCTCTGGAAAGACGGAATTCTTTCTTTTGAATTGGAGCGTCTGGATCTTCCGAAATTCGAAGGCGCTGCTTGGTTGCCGGTGAAGAGCAGCCTCAAAAAAGACGTTTGA
- the lexA gene encoding transcriptional repressor LexA, which produces MKDLTDKQQAVLTFITAIIKERGFPPTIREIGDEFGITAKGAYDHLKAIEKKGYLKTAKNQSRAIELIRQSPLESLPVQATSIPVIGRVAAGLPIFAEENIESYIPIPDEMVGSNVPTYALRVQGDSMVDVGINDGDIAIIEKRDIARNGEIVVALIEDEATLKVYYKEQDQIRLEARNPKYKPIRTKKAVVMGKLVGLYRIY; this is translated from the coding sequence ATGAAAGACCTGACAGATAAGCAACAGGCTGTTCTCACATTCATTACTGCCATCATCAAGGAACGCGGTTTTCCGCCTACGATACGAGAAATCGGAGATGAGTTCGGAATTACCGCAAAAGGCGCTTACGATCACCTCAAGGCGATCGAAAAGAAAGGATATCTCAAAACTGCGAAGAATCAATCCAGAGCGATTGAACTCATTCGTCAGAGCCCTCTGGAATCTCTTCCCGTTCAGGCTACGAGCATTCCTGTGATTGGTCGAGTCGCGGCCGGTCTTCCGATCTTTGCCGAAGAAAATATCGAGTCCTACATTCCCATTCCGGACGAAATGGTCGGTTCCAATGTTCCGACCTACGCGCTTCGGGTTCAGGGGGATTCCATGGTCGACGTGGGGATCAATGACGGAGACATCGCGATCATCGAAAAAAGGGACATTGCCCGAAACGGGGAAATCGTCGTCGCTCTCATCGAAGACGAAGCCACTCTAAAAGTATATTACAAAGAACAGGATCAGATTCGTCTCGAAGCAAGAAATCCAAAATACAAACCGATCCGCACCAAGAAGGCCGTGGTGATGGGGAAGCTCGTAGGACTCTATAGAATTTACTGA
- a CDS encoding LIC12298 family protein, with amino-acid sequence MIIRSLQESANYQRKRGGLAGAGPNWRERSRAGESNLKSFADYLEEAFEGEVVQQGTWFADSLSELSKNNLKRI; translated from the coding sequence ATGATCATTCGATCTCTGCAAGAATCAGCTAATTACCAGAGAAAACGCGGTGGTCTCGCAGGCGCTGGCCCTAATTGGAGGGAAAGAAGTCGTGCGGGAGAGTCCAATCTGAAATCCTTCGCGGATTATCTGGAAGAGGCTTTCGAAGGGGAAGTAGTTCAACAGGGGACCTGGTTTGCAGATTCTCTGTCTGAACTCAGTAAGAACAACCTGAAGCGGATTTGA
- a CDS encoding efflux RND transporter periplasmic adaptor subunit, translated as MINFLNRYKTTIVLLAVLGAAYFGYKKFVSKRADEKKPVAVSKSRFTVSEEILKRHPLSLVSLREVASVDEVALPGRISYDPESMARAGSTVEARIKKVLVREGDRVSQGSPLAILSSVMLGEVEASYVKARASLEALKLQADRAKELFDMKVTSAKDYEFANMQYKTAKTEVETTRIKLENYGLTPGEIAGIERGVYVSSNLVLRSPINGEVTERKAIQGQQVTRNEDLFTIANLTNLMVLLEVYEKDIGSISEGADAMIYPLGDEKSPGIKGEVAYVGTVLDNIKRTAKLRIMVSNRNGKLKPGQSVTAKVKGIVANTGSEMRKTLPLEAVHEIEGKSIVFIQNDDGSFEAAEVLTGETVGDEVIIKAGLKEGAQVVSRGSFILKSEYLKL; from the coding sequence ATGATCAATTTCTTGAACCGCTATAAAACTACGATCGTTCTGCTCGCAGTTTTAGGAGCGGCTTATTTCGGTTACAAAAAGTTTGTCTCGAAGAGAGCCGATGAGAAAAAGCCGGTTGCCGTGAGTAAGAGTAGATTCACGGTTTCCGAGGAAATTCTAAAACGACATCCGTTGAGTTTGGTTTCTCTGAGAGAAGTCGCTTCGGTGGACGAGGTCGCGCTCCCCGGAAGAATTTCCTACGACCCGGAAAGTATGGCGAGAGCCGGATCCACGGTCGAAGCGAGAATCAAAAAGGTTCTCGTGAGAGAAGGGGATCGCGTGAGTCAAGGTTCTCCTCTTGCGATTCTTTCTTCCGTGATGCTAGGAGAAGTGGAAGCTTCTTACGTCAAGGCGAGGGCGAGTTTAGAAGCTCTTAAATTGCAGGCGGATCGTGCGAAAGAACTCTTCGATATGAAAGTGACTTCCGCAAAAGACTATGAGTTCGCGAACATGCAATACAAAACCGCGAAGACCGAAGTGGAAACGACTCGGATCAAACTCGAAAACTACGGACTCACACCCGGAGAAATCGCGGGAATCGAAAGAGGGGTTTATGTTTCTTCCAATCTCGTTCTTCGGAGTCCGATCAACGGAGAAGTGACCGAAAGAAAAGCGATCCAAGGACAACAGGTAACACGGAACGAGGATCTTTTTACGATCGCGAATCTTACCAACTTGATGGTCTTATTGGAAGTTTACGAAAAGGATATCGGTTCTATTTCCGAAGGAGCCGACGCGATGATCTATCCGTTAGGCGACGAAAAATCTCCCGGAATCAAAGGTGAAGTCGCGTATGTAGGAACGGTTTTGGACAATATCAAACGAACCGCAAAACTTCGGATCATGGTCTCCAATCGAAACGGAAAACTAAAACCCGGCCAGTCGGTTACGGCAAAAGTAAAAGGAATCGTAGCAAACACGGGTTCCGAAATGAGAAAAACTTTACCTCTCGAAGCCGTACACGAGATCGAAGGAAAGTCCATTGTTTTTATTCAGAACGACGACGGAAGTTTTGAGGCGGCCGAAGTTCTCACGGGAGAAACCGTAGGCGACGAAGTGATCATCAAGGCCGGACTCAAAGAAGGGGCTCAGGTCGTTTCCAGAGGATCCTTTATTCTAAAAAGTGAATATTTAAAACTATAG
- the tsaD gene encoding tRNA (adenosine(37)-N6)-threonylcarbamoyltransferase complex transferase subunit TsaD, whose product MIGMGIETSCDETSIGIVRDGKELLSLRIFSQIDMHKPYGGIVPEIASRAHLEKINFLLEEAMEEAKVSFEELSYVAVTSSPGLTGSLMVGAQMARCIHMVYGTPILPVCHLQSHFAVLHLEGVPTEFPVLGLLLSGGNSAIYNLKEFGRMELVGDTMDDALGEAFDKVAGLLDLPYPGGPYIEAKALEYKPAPDEKPVLPPLLRNLPQDQVSFSFSGLKTAVMVLLEKQKNLSKEQICWNFQNSAFDLVERNLKRAVSKTGIRRVFAGGGVLANSTLQKRLQSWAEKNSVELFSPKKKIYCTDNGAMVATLGYYLFQKGYKRDIDFTVSPSRQEIFS is encoded by the coding sequence ATGATCGGAATGGGAATCGAAACCAGTTGCGACGAGACCTCGATCGGAATCGTTCGCGACGGGAAAGAATTGCTCAGCCTCCGGATTTTTAGTCAGATCGATATGCACAAACCCTACGGAGGAATTGTGCCCGAGATTGCGTCGCGTGCCCATCTCGAAAAAATCAATTTTCTCTTGGAAGAAGCGATGGAGGAAGCCAAGGTTTCCTTCGAAGAACTTTCCTATGTCGCTGTGACTTCTTCTCCCGGGTTGACAGGATCTTTGATGGTCGGAGCTCAGATGGCCCGATGTATTCACATGGTCTATGGAACTCCGATCTTACCGGTCTGTCACCTTCAGTCTCATTTCGCAGTTCTCCATTTAGAGGGAGTTCCCACAGAATTCCCGGTCCTCGGACTCCTCTTGTCCGGAGGCAACTCCGCAATTTACAATCTGAAAGAATTTGGAAGAATGGAACTTGTCGGAGATACGATGGACGACGCTCTGGGAGAAGCCTTTGACAAGGTCGCAGGACTCTTGGATCTTCCCTATCCCGGCGGCCCTTATATCGAAGCCAAGGCCCTGGAATACAAACCCGCCCCCGACGAAAAACCAGTGCTTCCTCCGCTCTTACGAAATCTTCCCCAGGATCAGGTGTCTTTCTCTTTTAGCGGGTTAAAGACGGCCGTAATGGTCCTTCTGGAAAAACAAAAGAATCTTTCCAAAGAACAGATCTGTTGGAACTTTCAGAATTCAGCTTTCGATCTCGTGGAAAGAAACCTCAAAAGAGCGGTATCAAAAACGGGGATTCGAAGGGTTTTTGCCGGAGGAGGGGTGCTCGCAAACTCCACTCTTCAGAAACGATTGCAGTCTTGGGCGGAAAAGAATTCTGTGGAACTTTTTAGCCCGAAGAAAAAAATTTATTGTACGGACAACGGGGCAATGGTGGCTACACTGGGATACTATTTGTTCCAGAAAGGTTACAAAAGAGATATCGATTTTACCGTCAGTCCCTCTAGACAGGAGATCTTTTCATGA
- a CDS encoding S41 family peptidase — protein sequence MKNKERMIWIGIVSFLSFALILPTGSVKGISKNGESYLQIFHEVLSTIQLDYVESVDEEKLYLGAIRGLISSLGDPHSRFMDKDDFSQLQEETRGSFGGLGMEVSFADGAIVVISPIEDTPAMKAGVLPQDRIVEIDGKKTNDLSLSDSIKLMRGKVGTSVNIKLERKNQKEPINLTLVREMIKIRYVRSSYLEKEKLGYIKLNQFMGKDSTLSEFKKELNSLKEKGAEGLIVDLRMNPGGLLDLAISLSDLFLKPDMDIVSVKGRGGELVRVFRSTTANDKFTSIPLVVLINEGSASASEIFAGAMQDHGRGKILGTVSFGKGSVQNIYPLSHNTGIALTIQKYYTPSGKSIHGKGIQPDVIVKSVEPTEDDRFYIRKMAEKKMLEAFLAKNPNYSEANFLLFEKYLAEKGIKLSTDVAKFLYKTRSTQDGQNGILDLELDPQMRKAIEILNAPKEGEKKTPIS from the coding sequence ATGAAAAATAAAGAAAGAATGATCTGGATCGGAATCGTTTCCTTTCTCAGCTTCGCACTCATTCTCCCGACAGGATCCGTAAAAGGAATTTCCAAAAATGGAGAATCCTATCTCCAGATCTTCCACGAAGTTTTATCCACCATACAACTCGATTATGTAGAATCCGTAGACGAAGAAAAACTCTACTTAGGAGCCATCCGAGGACTGATCTCATCTTTGGGAGATCCGCATTCCCGCTTCATGGATAAGGACGATTTTTCCCAACTCCAAGAGGAAACGAGAGGGAGTTTTGGCGGACTCGGAATGGAAGTTTCCTTTGCGGACGGGGCGATCGTGGTCATATCTCCGATTGAAGACACTCCGGCGATGAAGGCGGGAGTTCTTCCGCAAGATCGTATCGTAGAGATCGACGGTAAAAAAACAAACGACCTTTCTCTTTCCGATTCCATCAAACTGATGCGAGGCAAGGTAGGAACTTCCGTAAATATAAAATTAGAAAGAAAGAATCAAAAGGAACCGATCAATCTTACTTTAGTGAGAGAGATGATCAAGATTCGTTACGTAAGATCTTCTTATTTAGAAAAAGAAAAACTCGGATATATCAAACTCAATCAGTTCATGGGAAAGGACAGCACACTTTCCGAATTTAAAAAAGAATTGAATTCTCTCAAAGAAAAGGGAGCCGAAGGACTGATCGTGGATTTAAGAATGAATCCGGGCGGACTTCTGGATCTCGCGATTTCACTTTCCGATCTTTTCTTAAAACCGGATATGGATATCGTTTCGGTAAAAGGAAGAGGCGGAGAACTCGTTCGAGTTTTTCGTTCCACGACCGCAAACGATAAGTTTACGAGTATCCCATTGGTAGTTCTTATCAACGAGGGATCGGCGAGCGCTTCCGAAATTTTTGCAGGAGCGATGCAAGATCATGGAAGAGGAAAAATTCTCGGGACAGTATCTTTTGGAAAAGGTTCGGTTCAAAACATCTATCCACTTTCGCATAACACGGGTATTGCGCTCACGATTCAAAAGTATTATACTCCGAGTGGGAAGTCGATTCACGGAAAGGGAATTCAACCGGACGTAATCGTAAAATCGGTGGAACCTACGGAAGACGATCGATTCTACATTCGCAAAATGGCTGAGAAAAAAATGCTCGAAGCCTTTCTTGCAAAGAATCCGAATTATTCCGAAGCCAACTTTCTTCTTTTTGAAAAGTATCTCGCAGAAAAGGGAATCAAACTTTCCACAGACGTCGCCAAATTTTTATACAAAACGAGAAGCACCCAAGACGGACAGAATGGAATTCTGGATTTAGAATTGGATCCTCAGATGAGAAAGGCGATCGAGATTCTTAACGCTCCCAAAGAGGGAGAAAAGAAAACGCCAATCTCTTGA
- a CDS encoding LA_1448 family UV-C exposure upregulated protein, with amino-acid sequence MFQRNFFLSVLLFLTLQCSSQKTTITDGDVKRVLERVSIARINANLKATAGKSAPNDLTFFLEACSVYRLDPDKVLERLKEKSPALHEALNKEYEK; translated from the coding sequence GTGTTTCAAAGAAATTTCTTCCTCTCCGTCCTCCTTTTCCTCACCCTCCAATGCAGTTCCCAGAAGACAACGATCACCGATGGTGATGTAAAACGGGTTTTGGAAAGAGTCAGCATCGCAAGAATCAATGCGAACCTCAAGGCGACTGCGGGCAAATCGGCTCCGAACGATCTGACATTTTTTCTCGAAGCCTGTTCAGTCTATCGACTCGATCCCGATAAAGTACTGGAGCGCTTAAAAGAAAAAAGCCCCGCGCTTCATGAGGCCTTGAACAAAGAATATGAAAAATAA